GAGCGCGAGGAGTTGGAGGAGGTGATCGACGGTGTACAGGGCGTGGCGGCCCTCGCGGAGGGGCGGATCGAGGAGCGCCTCGCCGACGTAGTGGCGGACGAGGCGGGGGTTGACCGTCGCCTTGACGCGGGCGTCCCGGGCGTCCCCGGCGGAGGGGGCGGGGAGGTGCGCGTTGGCGGCGGCCGCGAGCTCGTCGAGCGTGAAGGTGGGGCGGGTGGCGAGGAGGTCGGCGAGGGAAGCCATCGGGGCTCAACCTATCTCCGCCAACGTTTATTGTCAATACCAACATATCCTGCTAGGGTGCGGAATCGTATCGAGCCCCGGGCGCCCCTCGCCCCGAAAGGACCGTCATGACCTACCCCGACCCCACCCTCGTCCACGCCCTCTGCGAAGAGGGGCCTCGCCCCGTCGGAAGCGACGCCCACGCCCGCGCCCGGTCGATCCTCCGCAGCGAACTGGAGCGCATCGGCGCGATGCCGTACGACGGCGAGGCGTACGACCTCCCCTACGACGCCGCCGGCACCGCCTTCGTGAACCTCGTCGGCGAGGTGCCGGGCGAGGACCCCGACCTCCCGCCGCTGGTGATCGGCGCGCACTACGACACCGTCCCCACGACTCCCGGCGCGAACGACAACGCCGCCTCGATCGCCGTCGCGCTCGCCGTCGGCGAGCGCGCCTCGGACGCCCCGCTCCGTCGCGGCCTGGTGCTGGGCCTGTTCGACGCCGAGGAACCGCCGTACTACCACCAACCGACGATGGGCAGCATCCGCTTCGTCGAGGACGTCCTCGACGCGCGCGGCGTCGCGGCGATGGTGGCGCTCGACCTGATCGGCCGCGACCCGGACGTGGACGAACTCGTGGCCGTCCTCCCTACCCCGGTCCGCCTGGCGTTGCGGGTCGGCCTCGCCGGCCGCCTCGACCGCGCCATCGGGGTGCTCGGCGCGGAGGACGACCGCCGGTGGGACGGCCCCGTCCGGGCGATGCAGCGGGCCACGCCGGGCCGCTACCGCCCGCGGCGCATTCCGCACGCCGTCGCGCCCGACATGAGCGACCACTACGCCTTCCGCCGGGCGGGCTGGCCCTACCTGTTCCTCAGCAGCGGGATGGGGCCCACCTACCACGAACCCACCGACGTCCCCGAGACCCTCGACGGCGCCCGCCTCGACGCCACCACCGACGCCCTCGAGGGACTCCTCCGCAGCGCCGACGACGCGTTCGCCTGAACGTCGGCGGCCCCGGCAACGGCGCGCCCTGCGGGCGCACCGCCCTCGCAGCCGTTCGCCGTACGAACCGGCTGCACCCCACTTCCGAAGGAGCCCCGACGTACCCAGCCGGCTGGAGCGATCGGTCGCGTCGATATCGACGTCCCCGGGAGCCTTTGCACCCACGCCCCCTTCCGCACCCCACGCGTGCCTCGGGGGGCCACCCCGCGTCCGACGTCGCTCGCGCATGGGCGTCAAGCGCAGGTCGAGCGGGGCAAGGTCGGCCAGGGCGGGGAACCGGTGCAGGTCCAGGCGGAGGATCGGCTCGAACGTCGACCCATCCCTCCGCCGTCGCATCGAAGGCGTACAGCGTGACGCGTACCGCCTCGCCCGCGAGCGTGGCGCACGTGACCCCGACGCGCGGCGTGCACGTCGCGATGCCGGCGCGCAGCGAACCCGACACGTGCACGCCGACCTGCGCGTGCAGGTGGGTCGGGATGACGGTGACGCGACGGTCGTCGTCCGCCGCGTCGAGGTCCATGCACGCCCGCCCGGTCCCGCACGACGCGCGCGACGACGACGCCCCCCAACCCGATCGTCCCGGTACGGCGTTGGCGAGATCTCCGTGCTCCACCGCGCCGCCGGTCCACGTCGACGTCCCCGTACGACGGCAGGTCGTCGCCGGTCGGCACGCATAACGCCTTTCGAGCCCGCACCTGCGTGCGCGGGTTCGCGTCGGCCGCCGCAACGTGACCGTCGGGACCCGACCATCGCGCCTTCCCTCCGACGTGCTCAGTACGACACGT
The Trueperaceae bacterium DNA segment above includes these coding regions:
- a CDS encoding MerR family transcriptional regulator; this translates as MASLADLLATRPTFTLDELAAAANAHLPAPSAGDARDARVKATVNPRLVRHYVGEALLDPPLREGRHALYTVDHLLQLLALRRLLAHGVTAHAIGTWLRDQEHDALLALARGDAGPAGAPNAPGDPPPGPTGPGRPAPRLG
- a CDS encoding M28 family peptidase translates to MTYPDPTLVHALCEEGPRPVGSDAHARARSILRSELERIGAMPYDGEAYDLPYDAAGTAFVNLVGEVPGEDPDLPPLVIGAHYDTVPTTPGANDNAASIAVALAVGERASDAPLRRGLVLGLFDAEEPPYYHQPTMGSIRFVEDVLDARGVAAMVALDLIGRDPDVDELVAVLPTPVRLALRVGLAGRLDRAIGVLGAEDDRRWDGPVRAMQRATPGRYRPRRIPHAVAPDMSDHYAFRRAGWPYLFLSSGMGPTYHEPTDVPETLDGARLDATTDALEGLLRSADDAFA